A stretch of Helicobacter pylori DNA encodes these proteins:
- a CDS encoding outer membrane protein, producing the protein MLKRIILLGALGVLANAEESAAFVGVNYQVSMIQNQTKMVNENGLQKPLIKFPPYAGAGFEVGYKQFFGKKKWFGMRYYGFFDYAHNRFGVMKKGIPVGESGFIYNSFSFGGTTLTERDSYQGQYYVNLFTYGVGLDTLWNFVNKENMVFGFVVGIQLAGDSWATSISKEIANYAKHHSNSSYSPANFQFLWKFGVRTHIAKHNSLELGIKVPTITHRLFSITNEKGYTLQADVRRVYAFQISYLRDF; encoded by the coding sequence ATGCTGAAAAGAATTATATTATTAGGGGCTTTGGGTGTTTTAGCGAACGCTGAAGAGAGCGCGGCTTTTGTGGGAGTCAATTACCAGGTGAGCATGATACAAAATCAGACTAAAATGGTGAATGAAAATGGCTTGCAAAAGCCTTTGATAAAGTTCCCGCCTTATGCAGGAGCGGGTTTTGAAGTGGGCTATAAGCAATTTTTTGGTAAGAAAAAATGGTTTGGCATGCGTTATTATGGGTTTTTTGACTACGCGCACAACCGCTTTGGCGTGATGAAAAAGGGTATCCCGGTGGGCGAGAGCGGGTTTATTTACAATAGCTTTAGTTTTGGAGGGACGACTTTAACGGAAAGGGATTCCTATCAAGGACAATACTATGTCAATTTATTCACTTATGGCGTGGGGTTGGATACGCTGTGGAATTTTGTGAATAAAGAAAACATGGTTTTTGGTTTTGTGGTGGGGATCCAATTGGCTGGGGATAGTTGGGCAACGAGCATCAGTAAAGAAATCGCTAATTATGCAAAACACCACAGCAATTCCAGTTATAGCCCAGCGAATTTCCAGTTTTTATGGAAGTTTGGGGTCCGCACCCATATTGCTAAACACAATAGCTTGGAATTAGGGATTAAAGTGCCTACGATCACGCACCGGCTTTTCTCTATCACCAACGAAAAGGGATACACCTTACAGGCTGATGTGCGCCGAGTTTATGCGTTTCAAATCAGTTACTTGAGGGATTTTTAA